One Thomasclavelia spiroformis DSM 1552 DNA window includes the following coding sequences:
- a CDS encoding (2Fe-2S) ferredoxin domain-containing protein yields the protein MKSIEDLKKIRDKARNNMTMRSDDKQKYRVVVGMATCGIAAGARPVLNTLVEEVANNDLPATVLQTGCIGMCTLEPIVEVFDRDDNKTTYVLVDAKKAKEIAKEHLKNDKIIDEYTIGHYKK from the coding sequence ATGAAATCCATAGAAGATTTAAAAAAGATTCGTGATAAAGCAAGAAATAATATGACAATGCGCTCAGATGATAAACAAAAATATCGAGTTGTTGTAGGGATGGCAACATGTGGAATTGCCGCAGGAGCTAGACCGGTATTAAATACTTTAGTAGAAGAAGTTGCTAATAATGATTTACCGGCTACAGTACTACAAACTGGCTGTATTGGAATGTGTACACTTGAACCAATTGTAGAAGTATTTGATCGTGATGACAATAAAACAACATATGTTCTAGTTGATGCTAAAAAAGCAAAAGAAATTGCTAAAGAACATTTAAAAAACGATAAAATAATCGATGAATATACAATTGGACATTATAAAAAATAG
- a CDS encoding ATP-binding protein — MQEIAMSILDIAYNSIRANASLIKILIHDSNNLNIINIRIIDNGKGMEQATIKKVVDPFYTTRTTRKVGLGIPMFKENIEATGGKFLIESTINVGTKVEGEFVKRHIDCPPMGNIVDTIITLIQADDKIDYLFKYTSDDFEFVLDTKEIKKILDGIPINLPDVIIWLKDYIKEGLHK, encoded by the coding sequence ATGCAAGAGATTGCAATGAGTATTCTTGATATAGCTTATAATTCAATTAGAGCTAACGCTAGTTTAATTAAAATCTTAATTCATGATAGTAATAATTTAAATATTATTAATATTCGAATTATTGACAATGGTAAAGGGATGGAACAAGCAACCATCAAAAAAGTTGTTGACCCGTTTTATACGACTAGAACTACTCGTAAAGTAGGTTTAGGGATTCCGATGTTTAAAGAAAATATTGAAGCTACCGGTGGAAAGTTTTTAATTGAATCAACTATAAATGTTGGAACTAAAGTTGAAGGTGAATTTGTTAAAAGACATATTGATTGTCCACCAATGGGGAATATTGTCGATACAATAATTACATTAATTCAAGCCGATGATAAGATTGATTATTTATTTAAATATACAAGTGATGATTTTGAATTTGTTTTAGATACTAAAGAAATTAAAAAAATTCTTGATGGTATTCCAATAAATTTACCAGATGTAATTATTTGGTTAAAAGATTATATAAAGGAGGGATTGCACAAATGA
- a CDS encoding PHP domain-containing protein, protein MYYDLHIHSALSPCSDDLMTINNIFNMAYIKGLQLIAITDHNSLKQQYYLEKIIKHDILKGKIDYVHGVELQSSEEIHLLAYFKKGSNLNVIQEWIDKHLIKVKNQSDYYGNQYIYNEFDEVIGIEDNLLISSLDLNVYQIVKKVHEFNGVVILAHVMAKRYGIYEVYHGIPDDLNYDGIEVESIKQLNELKQLCKHLKDDYVFFNSDAHNLESISEPINQIDCDIFYQLWRK, encoded by the coding sequence ATGTATTATGATTTGCATATTCATTCTGCACTTTCGCCCTGTAGTGATGATTTGATGACTATTAATAATATATTTAATATGGCTTATATTAAAGGTTTACAATTAATTGCAATTACTGATCATAATTCTTTAAAACAGCAGTATTATTTAGAAAAGATTATTAAACATGATATTTTAAAAGGTAAAATTGATTATGTTCATGGTGTTGAACTACAAAGTAGTGAGGAGATTCATTTATTAGCTTATTTTAAAAAGGGTAGTAATTTAAATGTTATTCAAGAGTGGATTGATAAGCATTTAATTAAAGTTAAAAATCAAAGTGATTATTATGGTAATCAATATATTTATAATGAATTTGATGAAGTTATTGGAATTGAAGATAATTTGTTGATTAGCTCTTTGGATTTAAATGTATATCAGATCGTAAAAAAGGTTCATGAATTTAATGGCGTAGTAATTTTAGCTCATGTAATGGCTAAAAGATATGGAATATATGAAGTGTATCACGGGATTCCTGATGATTTGAATTATGATGGAATTGAAGTTGAAAGTATTAAGCAGTTAAATGAATTGAAGCAATTATGTAAACATCTTAAAGATGATTATGTTTTCTTTAATAGTGATGCTCATAATTTAGAGTCAATTAGTGAACCGATTAATCAAATTGATTGCGATATATTTTATCAGTTATGGAGGAAGTAA
- a CDS encoding [Fe-Fe] hydrogenase large subunit C-terminal domain-containing protein has protein sequence MKPVVSYKGSNCKKCIKCVKECPMDAISIVNEQVIIDENKCINCDICIQACNQKLLQVKHIDLKDFLNQYDYNIALIPTAILSDLKNYDEIKNIAHAIKEFGFDEVVEYSDIEGTLYKQALKDSIGKNKVMITSFCPTINKLIINEYPTLIDHLLPYDYPVEIAAKKLRDKYADKKVGIYSLCECVGKLSLAKHPFGNEESNIDYALSISKLFPQINHLKNDLQEDIEFNHLGIESIVSNLYGKDNLSIISVEGLSQIKKVLDLVEFDQLKHIDLLALFNCFQGCIGGYYLWSNPFEGCFNIKSMLDKCKDNIEDINHLDYKKIHTIDSNEQNFKERLAWFNKVNAILETLPQFDCGSCGYANCRNLAIKIASGEADDSLCLVKRR, from the coding sequence ATGAAACCAGTAGTTAGTTATAAAGGTAGTAATTGTAAAAAATGCATTAAATGTGTTAAAGAATGTCCCATGGATGCTATTTCAATTGTAAATGAACAAGTAATTATCGATGAAAATAAATGTATAAATTGTGATATCTGTATTCAAGCATGTAACCAGAAATTATTACAAGTTAAACATATTGATTTAAAAGATTTTTTAAATCAATATGACTACAATATTGCTTTGATTCCTACCGCTATTTTATCTGATTTAAAAAATTATGATGAAATTAAAAATATTGCTCATGCAATAAAAGAATTTGGCTTTGATGAAGTAGTTGAATATAGTGATATTGAAGGAACATTGTATAAACAAGCACTAAAAGATAGTATTGGAAAAAATAAAGTAATGATTACTTCTTTTTGTCCAACCATAAATAAATTGATTATAAATGAATATCCAACTTTAATCGATCATTTACTTCCTTATGATTATCCTGTTGAAATCGCTGCTAAAAAACTTAGAGATAAATATGCTGATAAAAAGGTTGGGATTTATTCACTATGTGAATGTGTCGGTAAATTATCTTTAGCAAAACATCCTTTTGGTAATGAAGAATCAAATATTGATTATGCTCTTAGTATTTCTAAGTTATTTCCACAAATCAATCATTTAAAAAATGATTTACAAGAAGATATTGAGTTTAATCATTTAGGAATTGAAAGTATTGTTAGTAATTTATATGGAAAAGATAATTTATCAATTATTAGTGTTGAGGGCTTATCACAAATTAAAAAAGTTTTAGATTTAGTGGAATTTGATCAATTGAAACATATCGATTTATTAGCTTTATTTAATTGTTTTCAAGGATGTATTGGTGGCTATTATTTATGGTCTAATCCATTTGAAGGCTGCTTTAATATTAAAAGCATGTTGGATAAGTGTAAAGATAATATTGAAGATATCAATCATCTTGACTATAAAAAAATTCATACTATTGATAGTAATGAACAAAACTTTAAAGAACGCTTAGCCTGGTTTAATAAAGTAAATGCGATATTAGAAACCTTACCGCAATTTGATTGTGGTAGCTGTGGTTATGCTAATTGTAGAAATTTAGCGATAAAAATTGCCAGTGGTGAAGCAGATGATTCCTTATGTCTAGTTAAAAGAAGGTGA
- a CDS encoding ATP-binding protein has product MKKTYQVEKDNYQDAGKASSDIKKTLKALQIDRKILKAVAIASYEAEINIAIHSNGGTVTFEIDDEGIVHLSFDDIGPGIENLELALTPGYSTASLKARELGFGAGMGLYNMKSVASSFRITSSKEGTHIKMTFK; this is encoded by the coding sequence ATCAAAAAAACATATCAAGTAGAAAAAGATAATTACCAAGATGCTGGAAAAGCTTCTAGTGATATTAAAAAGACATTAAAAGCTTTACAAATTGATCGAAAAATTTTAAAGGCAGTAGCGATTGCTAGTTATGAAGCAGAAATAAATATTGCAATCCATTCTAATGGTGGAACCGTTACTTTTGAAATTGATGATGAGGGAATTGTCCATTTATCTTTTGATGATATTGGTCCAGGTATCGAAAATCTTGAATTAGCTTTAACACCAGGTTATTCGACTGCTTCTTTAAAAGCTCGTGAATTAGGGTTTGGTGCAGGAATGGGACTTTACAATATGAAAAGTGTGGCTTCTTCTTTTAGGATAACTTCTTCAAAAGAAGGAACACATATTAAAATGACTTTTAAATGA
- a CDS encoding complex I 24 kDa subunit family protein, with the protein MKKLKQEYLDKIDEIVAKHKDEKGPMKLMLHEIQDSLGYIPFEAMEKISKAINVPVSKVYGVVTFYSQFTTEPKGKHVISVCLGTACYVNGSQTILDLLCEMTGCEVNSTSPDGLFSIDATRCVGACGLAPVVSVDGTVFGCSKQLEDLKMLVLNYLKEDSVC; encoded by the coding sequence ATGAAAAAATTGAAACAAGAGTATTTGGATAAAATTGATGAAATTGTTGCTAAACACAAAGACGAAAAAGGTCCAATGAAACTTATGCTTCATGAAATTCAAGATAGTCTTGGCTATATTCCATTTGAAGCAATGGAAAAAATTTCTAAAGCAATCAATGTACCTGTCTCTAAAGTGTATGGGGTAGTAACATTTTATTCACAATTTACAACTGAACCTAAAGGTAAACATGTTATTTCAGTTTGTTTAGGTACTGCTTGTTATGTTAATGGTTCTCAAACAATTCTTGATTTACTTTGTGAAATGACTGGCTGTGAAGTAAATTCTACTAGCCCTGATGGTTTATTTTCAATCGATGCCACTCGTTGTGTGGGGGCATGTGGTTTAGCACCAGTTGTAAGTGTAGATGGAACTGTTTTTGGATGTTCAAAACAATTAGAAGATTTAAAAATGCTAGTTTTAAATTATTTGAAAGAAGATTCAGTATGTTAG
- a CDS encoding purple acid phosphatase family protein produces MNGRIKKRLIVSLATISSIASLTAVPTSAFGEYASGDGSNKLNSGITSSTEYQNWYADEWDNKEETDSGKVALTPGENENDLNFAWYSTDFGTPKVRISTNFDMSDAYEVAGEATAIEKTNGFNNYKASNKVSVTDYLQENTTYYYQYTVNDNWSDVYTYQTHSFTDFQAVLVGDPQIGASGSTGEGTENDESIAINTYAWNKTLTTALGEKGIAKDASFILSAGDQIDYSSYGSNGSGELIREQEYAGFLYPKALRSVPLATTIGNHESQVDDYSYHYNNPNASQLGATESGGDYYYSYGDTLFISLNSNNRNVEEHRTLMKEAVASHEDAKWKVVLFHHDIYGSGSPHSDVDGANLRILFAPLMDEFGIDLCLTGHDHSYARTYQILDGKVIETDGVNENGANAYNPEGTLYIAAGSASGSKFYTLNTTKQYYIAERSNNPIPTFSTIDFSSDSLTIKTYDYSGAKYAYDVTLTKDGNVTSIMEAKDDVATIDTTNLTSGSKTRIDAALDNVNKVLDSRDDSEAINILSKAYDSSINGNNANDPLNYYAYAQGDYANTIGGTTALRQGFSTLLDKTLYQNDTNVAVSADELKAAYNQLVFAKNEVVTNAEFAAVQEQFTQAQETLDKAVIGNDKGEFSEDVVKQYTNIIASLKEKLDEATITKTELTSLQEELTATVNEFVSKANQDDITNQPVKPNQPGSDSSISTGNKINSSVKTGDDLQVGIPLVIAIMSLLGIIGAKVLKRKRIEE; encoded by the coding sequence ATGAATGGAAGAATAAAAAAACGATTAATTGTTTCTTTGGCTACGATTTCATCGATAGCTAGTCTAACTGCTGTACCTACGTCTGCTTTTGGCGAGTATGCAAGTGGTGATGGAAGTAATAAACTAAACAGTGGTATTACTAGTTCTACTGAATATCAAAATTGGTATGCTGATGAATGGGATAACAAAGAAGAAACAGATTCTGGTAAAGTTGCTTTAACACCTGGAGAAAATGAAAACGATTTAAATTTTGCTTGGTATTCTACTGATTTTGGAACACCAAAAGTAAGAATTTCGACAAATTTTGATATGTCTGATGCATATGAAGTAGCTGGAGAAGCTACAGCTATTGAAAAAACTAATGGTTTTAATAATTATAAAGCAAGTAATAAAGTATCTGTTACTGATTATTTACAAGAAAATACTACATATTATTATCAATATACTGTTAATGATAACTGGAGTGATGTTTATACATATCAAACACACAGCTTTACTGATTTCCAAGCAGTATTAGTAGGAGATCCACAAATTGGTGCTTCAGGAAGTACTGGAGAAGGAACAGAAAATGATGAAAGTATTGCTATTAATACTTATGCATGGAATAAGACATTAACAACTGCTTTAGGTGAAAAGGGAATTGCTAAAGATGCTAGTTTTATTTTATCGGCTGGAGATCAAATTGACTATTCATCATATGGTTCAAATGGTAGTGGTGAATTAATTCGTGAACAAGAATATGCTGGTTTCTTATATCCGAAGGCTTTAAGAAGTGTGCCACTAGCAACAACTATTGGCAACCATGAATCTCAAGTAGATGATTATAGTTATCATTATAATAATCCTAATGCTAGTCAATTAGGTGCAACTGAATCTGGTGGTGATTATTATTATAGCTATGGCGATACATTATTTATTAGTTTAAATAGTAATAATCGTAATGTTGAAGAACATCGTACTTTGATGAAAGAAGCTGTTGCAAGTCATGAAGATGCTAAATGGAAAGTGGTATTATTCCACCATGATATTTATGGTTCAGGTTCTCCACATAGTGATGTTGATGGAGCTAATTTAAGAATTTTATTTGCACCCTTGATGGATGAATTTGGTATTGATTTGTGTTTAACAGGACATGATCATTCATATGCACGTACTTATCAAATTTTAGATGGTAAAGTAATTGAAACTGATGGGGTTAATGAAAATGGAGCAAACGCTTATAATCCAGAAGGTACGTTATATATAGCTGCTGGATCAGCTTCAGGAAGTAAATTTTATACACTAAATACTACTAAACAATATTATATTGCAGAACGCTCTAATAATCCAATTCCTACTTTTTCAACAATAGATTTTAGTAGTGATTCATTAACAATCAAAACATATGATTATAGCGGTGCAAAATATGCTTATGATGTTACATTAACTAAAGATGGTAATGTTACTTCAATTATGGAAGCTAAAGATGATGTAGCGACAATTGATACAACTAATCTTACAAGTGGTTCAAAGACAAGAATTGATGCTGCTTTAGATAATGTTAATAAAGTTTTAGATAGTCGTGATGACAGTGAAGCAATTAATATTTTATCAAAAGCATATGATTCTTCAATTAATGGTAATAATGCCAATGATCCATTAAATTATTATGCATATGCACAAGGTGATTATGCTAATACTATTGGTGGAACTACTGCATTAAGACAAGGTTTTTCAACATTATTAGATAAAACATTATATCAAAATGATACAAATGTTGCAGTAAGTGCTGATGAGTTAAAAGCAGCTTATAATCAATTAGTATTTGCTAAAAACGAAGTGGTTACTAATGCAGAATTTGCTGCAGTTCAAGAACAATTTACTCAAGCTCAAGAAACACTTGATAAAGCAGTTATTGGAAATGATAAAGGTGAATTTAGTGAAGATGTAGTTAAGCAATATACTAATATAATTGCATCATTAAAAGAAAAACTAGATGAAGCAACAATTACTAAAACAGAATTGACTAGTTTACAAGAAGAATTAACGGCTACTGTAAATGAATTTGTTTCAAAAGCAAACCAAGATGATATTACAAATCAACCTGTAAAACCTAATCAACCAGGAAGTGATTCGTCTATTTCTACTGGTAATAAAATTAATAGTAGTGTAAAAACTGGTGATGATTTACAAGTAGGAATTCCTCTAGTAATAGCTATTATGTCATTATTAGGAATAATAGGAGCCAAAGTTCTTAAAAGAAAAAGAATTGAAGAATAA
- a CDS encoding YibE/F family protein, with the protein MKKIIQRFKQMSKKEKIGHICVYGAIVLFLVFLYFFNTSIKKTPLLDEDSNEFVQARVVEIVEENRDSEGNQVGTQIVNVEILSGTYKGKIVETTNIDSYLYGADCKVGTKVIVQLSEYDGSISASVYNYDRTNILIGMVTLFLFLLILIGKQKGLTSALGLVFTFICIIFLYIPMMYIGFSPFFSAVLVVILTTMVIMYFIGGFSMKTLCSILGTIVGVVIAGVFASVFGAMSNINGFNVEDIETLIYIGQNSKLDISGLLFSGILIASLGAVIDTAMSIATTIEEIKYRRPDISAKELLKSGIKIGGDMMGTMSNTLILAFTGGSLSTLVVFYAYDMSFLQMFNSYSIGIEIIQGISGSLGVILTVPFVSIISAFLMTRKKMSLSNELK; encoded by the coding sequence ATGAAAAAAATTATTCAAAGGTTTAAACAGATGAGTAAAAAAGAAAAAATAGGTCATATCTGTGTCTACGGGGCAATTGTTTTATTTTTAGTTTTCTTATATTTTTTTAATACAAGTATTAAAAAAACTCCATTATTGGATGAAGATAGTAATGAATTTGTTCAAGCTAGAGTGGTAGAAATAGTTGAGGAAAACCGCGATAGTGAAGGGAATCAAGTGGGTACTCAGATTGTTAATGTAGAAATATTATCAGGTACTTATAAAGGTAAAATTGTTGAAACGACTAATATTGATAGTTATTTATATGGTGCTGATTGTAAAGTTGGAACAAAAGTGATTGTGCAATTAAGTGAGTACGATGGCAGTATTAGTGCGAGTGTTTATAATTATGATCGAACTAATATCTTAATCGGCATGGTTACCTTGTTTTTGTTTTTGTTGATATTGATAGGTAAACAAAAAGGTTTAACATCGGCACTTGGATTGGTATTTACATTTATTTGCATTATTTTCTTATATATTCCTATGATGTATATAGGTTTTTCTCCTTTCTTTAGTGCTGTATTAGTAGTTATTTTAACGACGATGGTTATAATGTATTTTATTGGTGGATTTTCAATGAAAACGTTATGTTCTATTTTAGGAACTATTGTTGGGGTTGTAATTGCGGGAGTTTTTGCTAGTGTTTTTGGTGCTATGAGTAATATTAATGGATTTAATGTTGAAGATATTGAAACATTAATTTATATTGGTCAAAATAGTAAATTGGATATTAGTGGTTTATTGTTTTCAGGAATTTTAATTGCTTCGCTTGGTGCTGTTATTGATACAGCAATGTCAATTGCTACAACGATTGAAGAAATTAAATATCGACGTCCTGATATTTCTGCTAAGGAATTATTAAAAAGCGGAATTAAAATTGGAGGCGATATGATGGGAACAATGTCTAATACTTTGATTTTGGCGTTTACAGGTGGTTCTTTAAGTACATTAGTTGTTTTTTATGCTTATGATATGTCATTTTTACAAATGTTTAATTCATATAGCATTGGAATTGAAATAATTCAGGGTATTTCTGGCTCTTTAGGAGTAATTTTAACTGTTCCATTTGTTTCAATTATTTCAGCATTTTTAATGACCAGAAAGAAAATGAGTTTAAGTAATGAGTTAAAATAA
- a CDS encoding LysR family transcriptional regulator: MNLLHLKYIVEVANAGSISKAANNLFMNQPHLSKIIKDIEESMNIIIFERTSKGVVVTKKGAEFIEQAKNIIVQVEQLESRYSNHDDKSIYLDLCIPRGSYLVDVFIDYLSRINVRDKSVKVNYHESSTYDTVKKVAEGEVNIGIIHFLASEKQYIKNILESKELEFEEIIKFDYRLLISTDNPLSYCDKICLSDLNDLIEIVYGDQEASSIPLKINNHDKTITIYQREIPYQLLERLPHAYMWSSSFIAKSNELFKQYHLVIRNCEDYKVIGYDYLIKRKGYRPTKEDMGFISELKKYVDICKKE; the protein is encoded by the coding sequence ATGAATTTATTACATTTAAAATATATTGTTGAAGTAGCTAATGCTGGATCGATTAGTAAAGCTGCAAATAATTTGTTTATGAATCAGCCTCATTTAAGTAAAATAATAAAAGATATTGAAGAAAGTATGAATATTATTATTTTTGAACGAACTTCAAAGGGTGTCGTTGTAACTAAAAAAGGGGCTGAGTTTATTGAACAGGCAAAAAATATTATTGTTCAAGTAGAACAGTTAGAATCTAGATACAGTAATCATGATGATAAGTCGATTTATTTAGATCTTTGTATTCCTAGAGGTAGCTATCTTGTTGATGTGTTTATTGATTATTTATCAAGAATTAATGTTAGAGATAAGAGTGTAAAAGTTAATTATCATGAAAGTAGTACATATGATACAGTTAAAAAAGTAGCTGAGGGTGAAGTGAATATTGGAATTATTCATTTTCTTGCAAGTGAAAAGCAATATATTAAAAATATATTGGAATCTAAGGAATTAGAGTTTGAAGAAATAATAAAGTTTGATTATCGTTTATTAATTAGTACAGATAATCCATTATCTTATTGTGATAAAATTTGTTTAAGTGATTTAAATGATTTAATTGAAATAGTTTATGGTGATCAAGAAGCTTCATCGATACCATTAAAAATTAATAATCATGATAAAACGATTACAATATACCAAAGAGAAATACCATATCAGTTATTAGAACGATTACCACATGCATATATGTGGAGTAGTTCTTTTATTGCTAAATCTAATGAATTGTTTAAACAATATCATTTGGTTATAAGAAATTGTGAGGATTATAAAGTAATTGGTTATGATTATTTGATTAAAAGAAAAGGATATCGTCCTACTAAAGAGGATATGGGTTTTATTAGTGAATTGAAAAAATATGTAGATATATGTAAAAAGGAATAG
- a CDS encoding iron-containing alcohol dehydrogenase, translated as MQRFTLPRDLYHGKGALEALKDFEGKKAIVCVGGGSMKRNGFLDRTVNYLKEAGMEVELFEGIEPDPSVETVMKGAAVMEKFQPDWIVAMGGGSPIDAAKAMWIKYEYPEITFEEMCKVFGIPKLRKKARFCAIPSTSGTATEVTAFSIITDYQKGIKYPIADFEITPDVAIVDPDLAETMPVKLVAHTGMDAMTHAIEAYVSTANCNYTDPLAIHAIEMIQANLVKSYNGDMACRDDMHDAQCLAGQAFSNALLGIVHSMAHKTGAAFVDQGGHIIHGAANAMYLPKVIAFNAKDETAKKRYGVIADYMHLGGNNDDEKVELLIAYLRKMNDDLNIPHSINHYGADGLPAETGFVPEDVFLQRVEEIAANAIDDACTGSNPRIPTQEEMVKLLKACYYDSEVDF; from the coding sequence ATGCAAAGATTTACATTACCAAGAGATTTATATCATGGAAAAGGAGCTTTAGAAGCTTTAAAAGATTTTGAAGGAAAAAAAGCGATTGTTTGTGTCGGTGGGGGAAGTATGAAACGTAATGGTTTCTTAGACCGCACTGTTAATTATTTAAAAGAAGCAGGAATGGAAGTAGAATTATTTGAAGGAATTGAACCTGATCCATCAGTAGAAACAGTTATGAAAGGTGCTGCTGTAATGGAAAAATTCCAACCAGATTGGATCGTTGCTATGGGTGGTGGTTCACCAATTGATGCCGCAAAAGCAATGTGGATTAAATATGAATACCCAGAAATTACATTTGAAGAAATGTGTAAAGTATTTGGAATTCCAAAATTACGTAAAAAAGCACGTTTCTGTGCGATTCCATCTACAAGTGGAACAGCTACTGAAGTAACTGCATTTTCAATTATTACTGATTACCAAAAAGGAATTAAATATCCAATTGCAGATTTTGAAATTACTCCTGATGTTGCTATCGTTGATCCTGATTTAGCAGAAACAATGCCGGTTAAATTAGTAGCTCATACAGGAATGGATGCAATGACTCATGCAATTGAAGCATATGTATCAACTGCAAATTGTAACTATACAGATCCTCTTGCAATTCATGCAATTGAAATGATTCAAGCTAATTTAGTTAAATCATATAATGGTGATATGGCATGCCGTGATGATATGCATGATGCTCAATGCTTAGCAGGACAAGCATTTTCTAATGCATTACTTGGAATTGTTCATTCCATGGCTCATAAAACTGGAGCTGCCTTTGTTGATCAAGGTGGACATATTATTCATGGTGCTGCTAATGCAATGTATTTACCTAAAGTTATTGCCTTTAATGCTAAAGATGAAACTGCTAAAAAACGTTATGGTGTAATTGCTGATTATATGCATTTAGGTGGAAATAATGATGATGAAAAAGTAGAATTATTAATTGCATATTTAAGAAAAATGAATGATGATTTAAATATCCCTCATTCAATCAATCATTATGGTGCAGATGGTTTACCAGCTGAAACTGGATTTGTACCTGAAGATGTTTTCTTACAAAGAGTTGAAGAAATTGCAGCTAATGCTATCGATGATGCATGTACAGGATCAAATCCACGTATTCCTACTCAAGAAGAAATGGTTAAGTTATTAAAAGCGTGTTATTATGATAGTGAAGTAGACTTTTAA
- a CDS encoding histidine phosphatase family protein, protein MSLYITRHGETDYNIKELVCGISEAMLSDKGIKQAQKLADLLKNIDYKFLYVSPLQRAIDTANYANVHQIEMIIEPRIREFNFGKCEGIYRRDEKFLEIKHNLAYRYPGGESFVELCKRVYEFLDEIKQQAIENDVLLVCHGGVCRAIHSYFNDMTNDEIFNYQMDNCKLLKYDFKND, encoded by the coding sequence ATGAGTTTATATATTACAAGACATGGTGAAACAGATTATAATATTAAAGAGCTTGTTTGTGGTATTAGTGAAGCAATGCTTAGTGATAAAGGAATTAAACAAGCTCAAAAGTTAGCTGATTTATTGAAAAACATTGATTATAAATTTTTATATGTCTCGCCATTACAAAGAGCTATTGATACAGCAAATTATGCTAATGTTCATCAAATTGAAATGATTATTGAACCACGAATTAGAGAATTTAATTTTGGAAAGTGTGAGGGAATTTATCGAAGAGATGAAAAATTTTTAGAAATTAAACATAATTTAGCTTATCGCTATCCTGGAGGAGAGTCTTTTGTGGAATTATGTAAAAGAGTATATGAATTTTTAGATGAAATTAAGCAACAAGCAATTGAAAATGATGTATTATTAGTATGTCATGGTGGTGTTTGCAGAGCAATTCATAGTTATTTTAATGATATGACAAATGATGAAATCTTTAATTATCAAATGGATAATTGTAAGTTATTAAAATATGATTTTAAAAATGATTAA